The following proteins come from a genomic window of Candidatus Thiodiazotropha sp. CDECU1:
- a CDS encoding AMP-binding protein, whose protein sequence is MGNRLPEEMDTRKTEITADDLLGVIQGLIDEMPTNSHYRQGLNLDCRLEYDLGLDSLARTELVARINKRFTILMPDEALLAETPRALLALLAQTTGIAEAEETTTRQVLPGGVAALPSAASTLMEVLAWHLDHQPQRAHILHYGSHEDPDELSYQDLWLGAARVATSLWERSVRPGDRVALMLPTGESYFFSFFGILLAGAVPVPIYPPTRPSQLEEHLRRHGRILQNAGVRILITFQKAHRVAQLLRTQVPSLQHILDWAELDSGPSTPPSVARNGEDIAFLQYTSGSTGDPKGVVLSHADLLANIRAMGEAVKVTPEDVFISWLPLYHDMGLIGAWLGSLYYGMPLVVMSPLRFLARPSRWLWAIHRHRGTLSASPNFGYELCLSKVPEEEIAGLDLSSWRFAFNGAEPVTAATLQGFAQRFAPYGLNAGALAPVYGLAEVAVGLAFPPPMRGPVIDRVNRERFMLNGEALPAAEGDPDPLNIVACGQPLPDYRVQVVDSSANPLPERREGRLEFQGPSATSGYFDNPQATARLYRDGWLDTGDRAYIADGEIYITGRIKEMIIRGGRNIYPYELEQQLGELQGIRKGCVAVFPSNDPTTGSERLIVVAESRETDQERKLALLQIIRERTTDLLGIPPDDLLLVPPHTVLKTSSGKLRRGTVRTLYEQGRLGRGQRPLPLQVLSLLLSGAAKRLRGIHQGAARYLFAAYAWITFYTLVPLVWLSVVLLPRLTWRWRLIRWAIRILRGLTATPLEVEGLEHLPSTDRPIILVANHASYLDTLALIDGIPRDFIYVAKQELAERFHSRLFLQRLDTLFVERFDTRRSIDAIKEVTDKIGAGRSLAFYPEGTFRTEPGLLPFHMGAFVAAVQSGVPVVPVTIRGTRAILQSDSNFPQHGAVRIIVAPPLVPKGNDWAEAVRLKIAAKAIIASHCNEKNLQPEDQANPK, encoded by the coding sequence ATGGGTAATCGACTCCCTGAAGAGATGGATACCCGAAAAACCGAGATCACGGCGGATGATCTATTGGGTGTGATTCAAGGATTGATCGATGAGATGCCCACGAACAGCCACTACCGGCAAGGGTTGAATCTGGACTGCCGTCTGGAGTACGACCTGGGCCTGGACAGCCTTGCACGGACTGAGTTGGTGGCCCGTATCAACAAGCGATTCACAATCCTCATGCCGGACGAGGCACTACTCGCTGAAACACCCCGTGCGCTGTTGGCGCTACTGGCGCAGACAACCGGCATAGCGGAAGCTGAAGAAACCACCACTAGGCAGGTACTCCCTGGTGGCGTCGCCGCCCTTCCGTCTGCGGCCTCGACCCTGATGGAGGTATTGGCCTGGCATCTGGATCACCAGCCGCAACGGGCACATATACTGCACTATGGCAGCCATGAAGATCCCGATGAGCTGAGCTACCAGGATCTTTGGCTGGGCGCAGCCCGGGTGGCGACGAGCTTATGGGAGCGATCGGTAAGACCGGGCGACCGGGTGGCGCTGATGCTACCCACCGGCGAGAGCTATTTCTTCAGCTTCTTCGGCATCCTGTTGGCAGGGGCCGTACCGGTGCCCATCTACCCCCCCACCCGTCCCTCCCAGCTGGAGGAACATCTACGCCGCCACGGACGTATCCTGCAGAACGCAGGAGTACGCATACTGATCACCTTCCAGAAGGCGCACAGGGTCGCCCAGTTGCTCAGGACCCAAGTGCCCTCCCTGCAACATATCCTCGACTGGGCCGAGCTCGACAGCGGACCGAGCACACCCCCATCCGTCGCCAGGAATGGGGAGGATATCGCCTTTCTGCAATACACCTCGGGCAGTACCGGAGATCCCAAGGGTGTTGTGCTCAGCCACGCCGATCTGTTGGCCAATATCCGCGCCATGGGTGAAGCGGTTAAGGTCACCCCCGAGGATGTCTTCATAAGCTGGCTGCCTCTCTACCACGACATGGGCCTGATCGGTGCCTGGCTCGGCAGTCTCTACTACGGGATGCCGCTGGTGGTGATGTCCCCATTGCGCTTCCTGGCGCGTCCCTCCCGCTGGTTATGGGCCATCCACCGTCACCGGGGAACCCTCTCCGCCTCCCCCAACTTCGGCTACGAGCTTTGTCTCAGCAAAGTGCCCGAGGAGGAGATAGCCGGGCTCGATCTCAGCTCCTGGCGCTTCGCCTTCAACGGCGCCGAGCCTGTCACCGCCGCCACCCTGCAAGGATTTGCCCAGCGCTTTGCACCATACGGACTGAACGCAGGCGCCCTGGCCCCGGTGTATGGCCTGGCGGAGGTGGCCGTGGGCCTGGCCTTCCCACCACCAATGCGAGGACCCGTCATCGACCGGGTTAACAGAGAACGCTTCATGCTCAACGGCGAGGCCCTACCGGCGGCAGAGGGCGATCCTGATCCACTCAATATCGTAGCCTGCGGGCAACCCTTGCCCGATTACAGGGTTCAGGTAGTGGATAGCAGCGCCAATCCTCTGCCCGAGCGCAGAGAGGGGCGGTTGGAGTTCCAGGGACCCTCCGCCACCAGCGGTTATTTCGACAATCCGCAAGCCACGGCACGCTTGTACCGCGACGGCTGGCTGGATACGGGTGATCGGGCCTACATCGCCGATGGGGAGATCTATATCACGGGACGCATCAAGGAGATGATCATCCGTGGCGGACGCAATATCTACCCCTACGAACTGGAGCAGCAGCTAGGCGAGCTGCAGGGTATACGCAAGGGCTGCGTGGCAGTGTTTCCCAGCAACGACCCCACCACCGGCAGTGAACGCCTGATCGTTGTGGCAGAGAGTCGAGAGACGGACCAGGAACGCAAACTGGCACTCCTGCAGATAATCCGGGAACGGACCACCGATCTGTTGGGGATACCGCCGGATGATCTGCTATTGGTGCCCCCGCACACAGTGCTTAAAACCTCCAGCGGTAAACTGCGGCGGGGCACCGTGCGCACCCTCTATGAACAGGGACGCCTGGGACGCGGCCAGCGCCCACTGCCACTGCAGGTGTTGAGCCTGCTGCTATCGGGCGCGGCAAAACGGCTCCGCGGCATCCATCAGGGTGCGGCACGCTACCTCTTTGCAGCCTATGCCTGGATCACCTTCTATACCCTGGTCCCACTGGTATGGCTTTCCGTGGTGCTGTTACCGCGCCTCACCTGGCGCTGGCGTCTGATCCGTTGGGCGATTCGTATCCTGCGCGGCCTTACCGCCACGCCACTGGAGGTAGAGGGTCTTGAGCATCTGCCATCCACCGACCGACCCATCATCCTGGTGGCCAACCATGCCAGCTATCTCGATACCCTGGCGCTGATCGATGGCATACCCCGGGATTTTATCTATGTGGCCAAACAGGAGTTGGCGGAGAGGTTCCACTCAAGGCTGTTTCTGCAACGGCTCGACACCCTCTTCGTGGAGCGGTTCGATACGCGTCGCAGCATCGACGCAATCAAGGAGGTCACAGACAAAATCGGTGCCGGCCGCTCCCTGGCCTTCTACCCCGAAGGCACCTTCCGTACCGAACCCGGTCTGTTGCCGTTTCACATGGGCGCCTTTGTGGCAGCGGTGCAAAGCGGGGTACCTGTTGTACCGGTCACCATCAGGGGCACCCGCGCCATCCTGCAGTCCGATTCCAATTTTCCCCAGCATGGCGCAGTGCGGATCATTGTAGCGCCGCCACTGGTACCAAAAGGAAACGATTGGGCAGAGGCTGTGCGCCTGAAAATCGCCGCGAAAGCGATAATTGCAAGTCATTGCAATGAGAAAAATCTGCAGCCGGAGGATCAGGCCAACCCAAAATAA
- a CDS encoding TIGR02117 family protein, which translates to MKLSVATWMVAVAATAQRVTITQGIKAYVSLILLLSISACSDTPKIVQYPDSYTGHGENEVYVVSHAWHTGFVIPSTKVYEAVPSLEDRFGGSANIEFGWGDKKFYQAKEITAGLKIRAILWPTETVVHAVAVPGNVRDYFANSQMELLCLSDKELTSLVDFVSNSFRKNRSGEVEQLSKGIYGDSQFYKGAGNYHLLNTCNEWTAKGIKSIGMDIFPATKFTAESIMTYLSEHNVKRNNRTVSGIASGCGFK; encoded by the coding sequence GTGAAGCTATCCGTCGCAACATGGATGGTGGCCGTGGCCGCCACGGCTCAGAGAGTTACGATAACCCAGGGCATAAAGGCATATGTCTCGCTCATTTTATTACTATCTATTTCCGCTTGTTCCGATACCCCAAAAATCGTCCAGTACCCGGACTCTTACACCGGACATGGTGAAAACGAAGTCTATGTGGTCAGTCACGCATGGCATACCGGCTTTGTGATTCCCTCAACCAAGGTTTATGAGGCTGTTCCCTCATTGGAAGATAGATTTGGAGGTAGTGCCAATATCGAGTTCGGCTGGGGTGACAAGAAATTCTATCAGGCCAAGGAAATAACCGCTGGCTTGAAAATAAGAGCAATATTATGGCCAACTGAAACAGTGGTTCATGCAGTGGCAGTGCCGGGAAATGTGAGGGATTATTTCGCTAATAGCCAAATGGAACTGCTGTGTTTGAGTGATAAAGAGCTTACATCATTGGTAGACTTCGTTTCTAACAGCTTCAGAAAAAACAGATCGGGTGAGGTGGAACAGCTTAGCAAAGGTATTTACGGGGATAGTCAGTTCTACAAGGGAGCTGGCAACTACCATCTGTTGAACACATGTAATGAATGGACGGCAAAAGGCATAAAAAGTATTGGAATGGATATTTTTCCCGCCACCAAGTTCACGGCTGAAAGTATCATGACCTACCTTAGTGAGCACAATGTAAAGCGTAACAATAGAACAGTGTCGGGGATTGCCTCTGGGTGTGGGTTTAAGTAG
- the arsJ gene encoding organoarsenical effux MFS transporter ArsJ: protein MDQGLRNYLVVTGGYWAFTITDGAIRMLVVLYFHLLGYSPFEVAMLFLFYEFFGIVTNLVGGWLGARIGLNLTMHIGMGLQVVALALLTVPDPWLSVAYVMFAQALSGIAKDLNKMSAKASVKTMVKDGSETTLFKWVAVLTGSKNALKGGGYFIGAALLELIGFRGALAVLAVMLLLVLIVTAILLPTGLGKMKSKPKFTQVFSNIPAINWLAAARFFLFGSRDVWFVVGLPVFLYQVLGWSFTQVGGYLALWIIGYGLVQASVPRLVRRSHHGQGPGGGTARFWAFLLALFPIAIALGLHMGWPADTVLVIGLILFGVVFAVNSAVHSYLILAYSDHDKVAMNVGFYYMANAGGRLLGTVLSGLIYQLDGLTGCLWWSAGFVLVAALLSFGLPEVKREAVTQE, encoded by the coding sequence ATGGATCAGGGTCTGCGCAACTACCTGGTGGTTACCGGGGGCTACTGGGCCTTCACCATCACCGACGGCGCCATCCGCATGCTGGTGGTGCTCTATTTCCACCTGCTGGGTTATTCGCCCTTCGAAGTGGCGATGCTGTTTCTCTTCTATGAGTTCTTCGGCATCGTCACCAATCTGGTGGGCGGCTGGCTGGGTGCGCGTATCGGCCTCAACCTGACCATGCATATCGGTATGGGGCTGCAGGTTGTGGCACTGGCATTACTCACCGTCCCCGATCCCTGGCTCTCCGTGGCCTATGTGATGTTTGCCCAGGCCCTGTCGGGGATCGCCAAGGACCTGAACAAGATGTCGGCAAAGGCATCCGTCAAGACCATGGTCAAAGACGGCAGCGAGACCACCCTGTTCAAGTGGGTGGCGGTGTTGACCGGCTCCAAGAATGCCCTCAAGGGCGGTGGTTACTTCATCGGTGCGGCGTTGTTGGAACTGATCGGTTTCCGTGGTGCCTTGGCCGTTCTGGCGGTGATGTTGCTGCTGGTCCTGATTGTTACCGCCATACTCCTGCCCACCGGCCTGGGTAAGATGAAGTCGAAACCCAAATTCACCCAGGTCTTTTCCAACATCCCGGCCATCAACTGGCTGGCAGCGGCCCGCTTCTTTCTCTTCGGTTCCCGGGATGTCTGGTTCGTGGTAGGTCTGCCGGTGTTTCTCTACCAAGTGCTCGGCTGGTCATTCACCCAGGTGGGGGGGTACCTGGCGCTCTGGATCATCGGCTACGGCCTGGTTCAGGCCAGTGTTCCCAGGCTGGTCCGGCGCAGCCATCACGGGCAGGGTCCGGGCGGAGGTACGGCAAGATTTTGGGCATTCCTGCTGGCCCTGTTTCCGATTGCCATCGCGTTGGGATTGCACATGGGATGGCCCGCCGACACTGTGCTGGTGATCGGCCTGATCCTGTTCGGTGTGGTCTTCGCCGTTAACTCCGCAGTCCACTCCTACCTCATCCTGGCCTACTCCGATCATGATAAGGTGGCCATGAATGTGGGCTTCTACTACATGGCCAATGCCGGCGGGCGCTTGCTGGGTACAGTGCTCTCAGGGCTGATCTATCAGCTCGACGGCCTTACCGGTTGTCTCTGGTGGTCGGCCGGGTTCGTACTGGTGGCGGCTCTGCTTTCGTTCGGCTTGCCGGAGGTCAAGCGGGAAGCGGTGACCCAGGAGTAG
- a CDS encoding ArsJ-associated glyceraldehyde-3-phosphate dehydrogenase, which translates to MKAKIGINGFGRMGRLALRAGWDAGSLEFCRINEIAGDASCAAHLLQFDSVHGTWDVNCAAHGSEIVVGDSRLAYNANQDIAATDWSDCDIVIEATGKHHKKPDSLQAYFDQGVKKVIVAAPTEGALNIVYGINDDRYEPDRHHLITAASCTTNCLAPVVKVMHEQVGILQGCMTTIHDITNTQIIVDKGHKDLRRARACGQSLIPTTTGSAKAITKIFPELEGKLNGHAVRVPLLNGSLTDFVFQAAREVTAEEINGYFKAAAEGELKSILGYEERPLVSVDYVNEARSSVIDAPSTMVVDGSLVKIYAWYDNEWGYVNRLVDLTRKVVEHL; encoded by the coding sequence TTGAAAGCGAAGATTGGCATAAACGGCTTTGGCCGCATGGGGCGTCTCGCGTTGCGAGCCGGATGGGATGCAGGATCATTGGAATTCTGCCGTATCAACGAGATTGCCGGCGATGCCAGCTGCGCGGCCCATCTGCTGCAGTTCGACTCGGTGCATGGCACCTGGGATGTGAATTGCGCTGCCCATGGCAGTGAGATCGTTGTCGGGGATAGTCGCTTGGCCTACAACGCGAATCAGGATATTGCCGCCACAGACTGGTCCGACTGCGATATCGTCATCGAGGCCACCGGCAAACACCATAAGAAACCGGACTCCCTGCAGGCCTATTTCGATCAAGGGGTGAAGAAGGTCATCGTTGCCGCTCCAACCGAGGGAGCATTGAACATCGTCTACGGCATCAACGACGACCGCTATGAGCCGGACAGGCACCACCTGATCACAGCAGCATCCTGCACCACCAACTGCCTGGCGCCTGTGGTGAAGGTGATGCACGAACAGGTCGGCATCCTGCAAGGCTGCATGACCACCATCCATGACATCACCAATACCCAGATCATCGTCGACAAGGGACACAAGGACCTGCGCCGGGCCCGCGCCTGCGGCCAGTCCCTGATCCCCACAACCACCGGCTCGGCGAAGGCGATCACCAAGATCTTCCCCGAGCTGGAGGGCAAGCTCAACGGCCATGCGGTGCGGGTGCCGTTGCTCAACGGTTCCTTGACCGACTTTGTTTTTCAGGCCGCCAGGGAGGTGACGGCGGAGGAGATCAACGGCTACTTCAAGGCGGCGGCGGAAGGTGAGCTGAAGAGTATCCTGGGCTACGAGGAGCGTCCCCTGGTCTCCGTCGACTATGTCAACGAAGCCCGCTCCTCCGTGATCGACGCCCCGTCCACCATGGTGGTGGATGGCTCTTTGGTCAAAATCTACGCCTGGTATGACAACGAGTGGGGCTATGTCAATCGCCTGGTCGATCTGACCCGCAAGGTGGTGGAACACCTGTAA
- a CDS encoding alkaline phosphatase PhoX, with translation MFQRKLLTIALAATVMLTGSAIAGGIKSYNFKPLEESANAADWDATAPWKVPKGFKQWVVSDETNLNIYDNGRDDWHDMNTVNETGPMKGRFMYRTHELRSPANQPEGGSVSVVDLQTGETRLLAQDPGYDALDGIRWTPWGTLLFAEEITGGRLLEIYLEDDLMTAKEVVDRPAVGRLAHEGIDLDSDGNVYVVDEHRGRTSGCSGVVPCGGGVYKFVPDAAGDLSAGSLYALKVNGADGVGQGEWVGPIDPMTARESGSAAGGQSYQRPEDLEVIGNTLYVAITEGPRDTKTDESGALVFTSELYEGRVIAINLNSMMVTDFVKPGVNVPKEIGKPGEAGHQTGFDSVDNLAEAPNGDLVMIEDNKPSDIWFASQVSNEFGASRYVSLFASLSDPGAEGTGIYFSPADRNILYVNIQHSANDDGDGTWAISREDRKENYAEDDDRENDGRKRDR, from the coding sequence ATGTTTCAACGCAAACTATTGACTATCGCGCTTGCGGCAACCGTGATGCTTACCGGTTCGGCAATTGCGGGTGGTATTAAAAGCTATAATTTCAAACCCCTTGAAGAGTCCGCCAATGCTGCTGACTGGGACGCAACCGCTCCCTGGAAAGTGCCAAAGGGCTTTAAGCAGTGGGTTGTTTCTGACGAGACCAATCTGAATATCTACGATAACGGACGTGATGACTGGCATGACATGAATACGGTCAATGAGACCGGACCCATGAAGGGCCGTTTCATGTACCGGACCCACGAACTGCGCAGCCCTGCCAACCAGCCGGAAGGCGGCTCTGTGAGTGTGGTTGATCTGCAGACCGGTGAAACCCGTCTGTTGGCCCAGGATCCCGGCTACGACGCCCTGGACGGTATCCGCTGGACACCTTGGGGCACTCTCCTGTTCGCAGAAGAGATCACTGGCGGTCGCCTGCTTGAGATCTACCTGGAAGACGATCTGATGACCGCCAAAGAGGTTGTCGACAGACCGGCTGTGGGTCGTCTTGCCCATGAAGGTATAGATCTCGACAGTGATGGTAATGTCTATGTGGTGGATGAGCATCGCGGCCGTACCTCGGGCTGCAGCGGTGTAGTCCCTTGTGGCGGTGGCGTCTATAAGTTCGTACCCGATGCTGCCGGTGATCTTTCGGCTGGATCTCTGTATGCGTTGAAGGTGAATGGTGCAGATGGTGTTGGCCAGGGCGAGTGGGTCGGTCCCATCGATCCTATGACCGCTCGTGAGTCCGGTAGCGCCGCCGGTGGCCAGAGCTACCAGCGTCCTGAGGATCTGGAAGTGATCGGAAATACCCTCTATGTGGCCATCACCGAAGGCCCGAGAGATACCAAGACCGATGAGAGCGGTGCGCTTGTTTTCACTTCGGAGCTCTACGAAGGTCGTGTCATCGCCATCAACCTCAACAGCATGATGGTAACCGACTTCGTCAAGCCGGGTGTGAATGTGCCGAAGGAGATCGGTAAGCCGGGTGAAGCGGGTCATCAGACAGGTTTCGACAGTGTGGACAACCTTGCTGAAGCGCCGAATGGTGACCTGGTGATGATCGAGGACAACAAGCCGTCCGATATCTGGTTCGCCAGTCAGGTGAGCAACGAGTTCGGTGCATCCCGCTATGTCTCCCTGTTCGCTTCCCTTTCCGACCCTGGCGCAGAGGGTACCGGTATCTATTTCAGCCCGGCGGACCGCAACATCCTGTATGTCAACATCCAGCATTCGGCTAACGACGACGGCGACGGCACCTGGGCCATCAGCCGTGAAGACCGTAAGGAGAACTACGCCGAGGACGACGACCGCGAGAACGATGGCCGTAAAAGAGATAGATAA